Proteins encoded in a region of the Streptomyces sp. NBC_00310 genome:
- a CDS encoding TatD family hydrolase, which translates to MRIFDPHIHMTSRTTDDYEAMYAAGVRAVVEPAFWLGQPRTSPESFYDYFDALLGWEPYRAAQFGVQHFCTIALNPKEANDPRCRPVLDELPRYLAKDRVVAVGEIGYDSMTPEEDEALALQLQFAIEHELPALVHTPHRDKAVGTRRTLDVVRESGIAPELVVLDHLNELTVGTVLDSGCWAGFSIYPRTKMSEDRMVTILQQHGTERVLVNSAADWGRSDPLKPRKTADAMLAAGFGDDAVDRVLWRNPVDFYGQSGRLDLDEPKPDEESSYQGNSVRRGGE; encoded by the coding sequence GTGCGCATTTTCGACCCCCACATCCACATGACCTCCCGCACCACCGACGACTACGAGGCGATGTACGCGGCCGGCGTGCGTGCCGTCGTCGAGCCGGCCTTCTGGCTGGGCCAGCCCCGCACCTCGCCCGAGAGCTTCTACGACTACTTCGACGCGCTGCTGGGCTGGGAGCCCTACCGGGCCGCCCAGTTCGGCGTCCAGCACTTCTGCACGATCGCGCTCAACCCCAAGGAGGCCAACGACCCGCGCTGCCGGCCCGTGCTGGACGAGCTGCCCCGCTACCTCGCCAAGGACCGGGTCGTCGCCGTCGGTGAGATCGGCTACGACTCCATGACGCCCGAGGAGGACGAGGCGCTCGCGCTCCAGCTCCAGTTCGCGATCGAGCACGAACTGCCCGCTCTCGTGCACACCCCGCACCGCGACAAGGCAGTCGGCACCCGCCGGACCCTGGACGTGGTACGCGAGTCGGGCATCGCCCCCGAACTCGTCGTCCTCGACCACCTCAACGAGCTGACCGTCGGCACGGTCCTCGACAGCGGCTGCTGGGCCGGGTTCTCGATCTACCCGCGGACCAAGATGAGCGAGGACCGCATGGTGACCATCCTCCAGCAGCACGGCACCGAGCGCGTTCTCGTCAACTCGGCCGCCGACTGGGGCCGTTCGGACCCGCTCAAGCCCCGGAAGACCGCCGACGCCATGCTGGCCGCCGGGTTCGGCGACGACGCCGTGGACCGGGTGCTGTGGCGCAACCCCGTGGATTTCTACGGGCAGAGCGGCCGACTGGATCTCGACGAGCCCAAGCCCGACGAGGAGTCGAGCTACCAGGGCAACTCCGTCCGGCGCGGCGGGGAGTGA
- the eboE gene encoding metabolite traffic protein EboE, giving the protein MRFRHPDGTAVHLGYCSNVHQAEDVDGVLAQLATYAEPVRERLGVDRLGIGLWLARDVVTQLTAEPRELRRLKDELAMRGLETVTLNAFPYAGFHREVVKKDVYLPDWADEARLRHTLDCARVLAALLPDDAERGSVSTLPLAWRTPWPPERADRARRALDRLTTGLAAIESDTGRRIRVGFEPEPGCVVETTAQAVRELRGLDPERLGVCLDACHLAVQFEEPGAALRRLAEAGLPVVKLQASCAVEATDPADPAARAALRRLAEPRFLHQTRTAAEQEAPRVRGVDDLPDALDGALPTGAGPWRVHFHAPLHADPEPPLRTTADQLSRVLAGLLGGASADCDHIEVETYTWSVLPEPPTDLPGGIAAELAWARDRLTGLGLKEDHQ; this is encoded by the coding sequence ATGCGCTTCCGGCACCCGGACGGCACCGCCGTCCACCTCGGCTACTGCAGCAACGTCCACCAGGCGGAGGACGTCGACGGCGTCCTCGCCCAACTCGCCACCTACGCCGAACCGGTGCGCGAGCGCCTCGGCGTCGACCGGCTGGGCATCGGGCTCTGGCTCGCCCGCGACGTGGTCACGCAACTGACGGCTGAACCGAGAGAGTTGAGGCGCCTCAAGGACGAACTCGCGATGCGCGGCCTGGAGACCGTCACCCTCAACGCCTTCCCGTACGCCGGGTTCCACCGCGAGGTGGTGAAGAAGGACGTGTATCTCCCCGACTGGGCGGACGAGGCCCGCCTGCGCCACACCCTCGACTGCGCACGCGTCCTCGCCGCGCTCCTCCCGGACGACGCCGAGCGCGGCAGCGTCTCCACCCTGCCGCTGGCCTGGCGCACACCCTGGCCACCGGAGCGCGCCGACCGTGCCCGCCGCGCCCTGGACCGGCTCACCACCGGGCTCGCCGCGATCGAGTCGGACACCGGCCGCCGTATCCGGGTCGGCTTCGAACCGGAACCCGGCTGCGTCGTCGAGACCACCGCCCAGGCCGTACGGGAGCTGCGCGGCCTCGACCCCGAACGGCTCGGCGTCTGCCTCGACGCCTGCCACCTCGCCGTGCAGTTCGAGGAACCCGGGGCGGCCCTGCGGCGCCTCGCGGAGGCAGGGCTGCCGGTCGTCAAGCTCCAGGCGTCCTGCGCGGTCGAGGCCACCGACCCGGCCGACCCCGCCGCCCGCGCGGCCCTGCGACGGCTCGCGGAGCCACGCTTCCTGCACCAGACGCGCACGGCGGCGGAGCAGGAGGCCCCTCGGGTGCGGGGCGTCGACGACCTGCCGGACGCGCTGGACGGCGCTCTGCCCACCGGCGCGGGCCCCTGGCGCGTCCACTTCCACGCCCCGCTGCACGCCGACCCCGAACCGCCGCTGCGCACCACCGCCGACCAGCTGAGCCGGGTCCTGGCCGGACTGCTCGGCGGGGCCTCGGCCGACTGCGACCACATCGAGGTCGAGACCTACACCTGGTCCGTCCTCCCCGAACCGCCCACCGACCTGCCCGGCGGAATCGCCGCCGAACTCGCCTGGGCCCGCGACCGGTTGACCGGCCTCGGCCTCAAGGAGGACCACCAGTGA
- a CDS encoding alkaline phosphatase family protein, translated as MSTRPNRLVVLDIVGLTPKLLKHMPAVAALGERGFRARLDPVLPAVTCAVQSTFLTGEPPAGHGVVGNGWYFRDLGEVLLWRQHNALVGGEKIWETARRSDPDYKVANICWWYAMGADVDLTVTPRPVYYSDGRKEPDCYTWPPTLHDELTGRLGPFPLFTYWGPNAGMPSTQWILGAARQVFDEHDPDLTLVYIPQLDYEPQRSGPDSPATIRAARQLDDALRPLIDHFLSEGATVVALSEYGITPVSRPVDINRALRRAGLLQVHTQDGMEYLDPWTSRAFAVADHQLAHVYVRDPADTAEVAKILAELDGVEQVLDAEGKAAHGLDHERSGELVAVADPDAWFTYYYWLDDERAPDFARQVEIHRKPGYDPAELLYDETVPAVKLRAIGQVARKKLGLRYRISTVPLNPAGVSGSHGRLPADPEDGPVLLCSAPEPAREGYAAAEIKGLLLELAGLTTPDDRRTDPRPSTD; from the coding sequence ATGAGCACCCGACCCAACCGGCTCGTCGTCCTCGACATCGTCGGCCTCACCCCCAAGCTGCTCAAGCACATGCCTGCGGTCGCCGCTCTCGGGGAGCGCGGCTTCCGGGCCCGGCTCGACCCCGTGCTGCCCGCCGTGACCTGCGCGGTCCAGTCCACGTTCCTCACCGGTGAACCGCCCGCCGGACACGGGGTGGTGGGCAACGGCTGGTATTTCCGGGACCTCGGCGAGGTACTGCTGTGGCGCCAGCACAACGCGCTCGTCGGCGGCGAGAAGATCTGGGAGACCGCCCGCAGATCCGACCCCGACTACAAGGTCGCCAACATCTGCTGGTGGTACGCGATGGGCGCGGACGTCGACCTCACCGTCACCCCACGCCCGGTCTACTACTCCGACGGCCGCAAGGAACCCGACTGCTACACCTGGCCGCCGACCCTGCACGACGAACTCACCGGCCGGCTGGGCCCGTTCCCCCTGTTCACCTACTGGGGCCCCAACGCCGGCATGCCGTCCACCCAGTGGATCCTCGGCGCCGCCCGCCAGGTCTTCGACGAGCACGACCCCGACCTCACCCTCGTCTACATCCCCCAACTCGACTACGAGCCGCAGCGATCCGGGCCCGACTCGCCCGCCACCATCCGGGCCGCCCGGCAACTCGACGACGCCCTACGCCCGTTGATCGACCACTTCCTGAGCGAGGGCGCCACGGTGGTGGCCCTCAGCGAATACGGCATCACCCCCGTCTCCCGACCCGTGGACATCAACCGGGCCCTGCGCCGCGCCGGTCTGCTCCAGGTGCACACCCAGGACGGCATGGAGTACCTCGACCCCTGGACCTCACGGGCCTTCGCCGTCGCCGACCACCAGCTCGCCCACGTCTACGTACGGGACCCGGCGGACACGGCCGAGGTCGCGAAGATCCTGGCCGAACTCGACGGCGTGGAACAGGTGTTGGACGCCGAGGGCAAGGCGGCCCACGGCCTGGACCACGAACGCTCCGGCGAACTCGTCGCGGTCGCCGACCCCGACGCCTGGTTCACGTACTACTACTGGCTCGACGACGAGCGGGCCCCCGACTTCGCCCGCCAGGTCGAGATCCACCGCAAGCCCGGCTACGACCCCGCCGAGCTGCTGTACGACGAGACCGTCCCCGCGGTGAAGCTGCGCGCGATCGGCCAGGTCGCCCGCAAGAAGCTGGGCCTGCGCTACCGCATCAGCACGGTGCCGCTGAACCCCGCCGGCGTCAGCGGCAGCCACGGGCGCCTGCCCGCCGACCCCGAGGACGGGCCCGTACTGCTGTGCTCCGCACCGGAGCCGGCACGCGAGGGCTATGCCGCCGCCGAGATCAAGGGGCTGTTGCTGGAGTTGGCGGGACTGACCACCCCCGATGACCGGCGCACCGACCCCCGCCCGAGCACCGACTAG
- a CDS encoding cytochrome P450 — MSTYPPLPTERPLLDPAPEYAKWQAEEPIRRVTVWDDNSPWLITRHDHARAVLADPRFSADSTRAGFPGLRPQAPPRGPGQFFAMDPPDHTRLRRMLIPDFTFRRVEALRPDLVRICADLLDTMTADGAREADLVTAYALPQPALVICRLLGVPYEDHGFFHRQAQAFTSFNTGDVDVLGARRALYGYLGELLAARTREPADDLLSRLATERVATGEATVEEAIGVAFVLLLAGFETTANMFPLAVVALLRHPEQLAALRGEPELWPGAIEELLRWLTVSHWGLRRVATEDVEIGGVRIRAGDGVAVAIQTANRDASVFPGAETLDVRRDASGHLAFGHGPHQCVGQSLARAELQVGLPALFDRLPNLRLTAPPEELALPMGAIHGVRSLPVGW, encoded by the coding sequence ATGAGCACGTACCCCCCACTGCCCACCGAACGTCCCCTGCTCGACCCCGCCCCCGAATACGCCAAGTGGCAGGCCGAGGAGCCGATCCGGCGGGTGACGGTCTGGGACGACAACAGCCCCTGGCTGATCACCCGTCACGACCACGCCCGTGCCGTCCTGGCCGACCCGCGTTTCAGCGCCGACTCCACGCGTGCGGGCTTCCCCGGTCTGCGTCCGCAGGCGCCTCCGCGCGGCCCGGGTCAGTTCTTCGCCATGGACCCGCCGGACCACACCCGACTACGGCGCATGCTCATCCCGGACTTCACCTTCCGCCGGGTCGAGGCTCTGCGCCCCGATCTGGTCCGGATCTGCGCGGACCTGCTCGACACGATGACGGCCGACGGCGCGCGGGAGGCCGACCTCGTCACCGCGTACGCCCTGCCGCAGCCCGCCCTCGTCATCTGCCGGCTGCTCGGAGTGCCGTACGAGGACCACGGCTTCTTCCACCGGCAGGCACAGGCGTTCACCAGCTTCAACACCGGCGACGTCGATGTGCTGGGCGCCCGCCGGGCCTTGTACGGCTACCTCGGTGAACTCCTCGCGGCCCGGACCCGTGAGCCGGCCGACGATCTGCTCTCCCGGCTGGCCACGGAACGGGTGGCGACGGGCGAGGCCACCGTCGAGGAGGCGATCGGCGTGGCCTTCGTGCTGCTGCTCGCGGGATTCGAGACCACCGCGAACATGTTCCCTCTGGCGGTCGTCGCCCTGCTGCGCCACCCGGAACAGCTCGCCGCCCTGCGCGGTGAGCCGGAGCTGTGGCCCGGCGCGATCGAGGAACTGCTGCGCTGGCTGACCGTCTCCCACTGGGGCCTGCGGCGCGTCGCGACGGAGGACGTCGAGATCGGTGGTGTCCGTATCCGCGCCGGGGACGGTGTCGCGGTGGCGATCCAGACCGCGAACCGGGACGCGTCCGTCTTCCCCGGCGCGGAGACCCTGGACGTGCGCCGCGACGCGTCCGGCCATCTGGCCTTCGGCCACGGACCGCACCAGTGCGTCGGCCAGTCCCTCGCCCGCGCGGAACTCCAGGTCGGCCTTCCCGCTCTCTTCGACCGCCTGCCGAATCTGCGTCTGACCGCACCGCCGGAGGAGCTCGCGCTGCCGATGGGCGCGATCCACGGGGTGCGATCGCTGCCGGTGGGCTGGTAG
- a CDS encoding O-acetyl-ADP-ribose deacetylase has translation MTTITLVRGDITQQSVDAIVNAANSSLLGGGGVDGAIHRRGGPAILADCRKLRASHYGRGLPTGQAVATTAGELDARWVIHTVGPVHSQSLDRSALLASCYRESLRVADELGARTVAFPAVSAGIYGWPMDDAARIAVHTVRSTETSVEEVRFVLFDDEAYAAFAEQTG, from the coding sequence ATGACCACCATCACCCTCGTCCGGGGCGACATCACCCAGCAGTCCGTCGACGCCATCGTCAACGCCGCGAACTCCTCCCTCCTCGGCGGGGGAGGAGTGGACGGCGCGATCCACCGGCGCGGCGGCCCCGCCATCCTGGCGGACTGCCGCAAGCTCCGCGCCTCGCACTACGGAAGGGGCCTTCCCACCGGCCAGGCCGTCGCCACCACGGCGGGCGAACTGGACGCGCGCTGGGTGATCCACACGGTCGGCCCGGTCCACAGCCAGAGCCTCGACCGCTCCGCCCTCCTCGCCTCCTGCTACCGAGAATCCCTCCGCGTGGCCGACGAGTTGGGCGCCCGCACGGTCGCCTTCCCCGCCGTCTCCGCCGGCATCTACGGCTGGCCGATGGACGACGCCGCCCGCATCGCCGTCCACACCGTCCGGAGCACGGAGACATCGGTCGAGGAGGTCAGGTTCGTTCTCTTCGACGACGAGGCGTACGCGGCGTTCGCCGAACAGACGGGCTGA
- a CDS encoding ArsR/SmtB family transcription factor has product MGHGAVTAAQDATPRVRLDAANVAKVATTLQALSTPSRLLILARLREGPLPATELAAEVGMEQSACSHQLRLLRNLGLVVGERRGRSVVYALHDHHVAELLDQAVYHVEHLRLGLSDAPDGD; this is encoded by the coding sequence ATGGGTCATGGAGCCGTCACCGCAGCGCAGGACGCCACCCCTCGCGTGCGCCTGGACGCGGCCAACGTCGCCAAGGTGGCCACCACCCTCCAGGCCCTCTCCACCCCGTCCCGCCTGCTGATCCTGGCCCGGCTGCGCGAAGGCCCGCTCCCGGCGACCGAGTTGGCCGCCGAGGTCGGGATGGAACAGTCCGCCTGCTCCCACCAGCTGCGCCTGCTGCGCAACCTCGGCCTGGTCGTGGGCGAGCGCCGGGGCCGTTCGGTGGTGTACGCGCTGCACGACCACCATGTCGCCGAGCTGCTGGACCAGGCCGTCTACCACGTCGAGCACTTGAGGCTGGGGCTCAGCGACGCACCGGACGGCGACTGA